The Bacteroidota bacterium genome contains the following window.
CTTCACAATCGGATAGGCCAGTTATTTGCAAATTGTAGGGTTGACCATTCTTCATATTATTTGACAAAAGCAAAGTAATGGTATCGAAAGTGGTATTGATTTGTTTGCTTATTATAGATATAAAATTACTATAAGCAAATGTCGCACTTGCGAAAGATGATGCTGTGATTGGTTCTGACAGCGAAACCGAAACTGTATTTTGTGAAGTATAAAACAAATACGAAATATCGGGCGATGTTTTGTCAAGTATAGTGCTCAATATAGAATTACCTTTACCGGGTGTGCCGCCAATAGCATTTTTTGAAGCTGCCCAATTGGTAATGCCATCGCATTGGGTGAGCGGATTTATTCGTTCCATACTCCATCCTCCTTGTGCTTTGGTTCCATCATGGTACCACTTGTCAGTATAATTAACTTCATTGATTAGTTGACCCAAATTATTTTTAAGCGTTATTTTATCGCCTGTATTATTAAGCGAAGGGAAGCCATTTACAATTGCTATGGGGCCATATACTGCATAATCGCCCGATGATACATGTGAGCATAATATAATAAAGCTATCGGGAGGAATAGTAGGAGTGCCGAATGTGTTTGACAAGGTACCTGTGGATGTGCCATCACTAATAGTCCAATTGGTAAGATCGATACTAAATTTATTGGGATTATATAATTCGATAAACTCATAATCGGGCAAACCGATTTTAGGTGACTGATCGGCAAATAGTTCATTGATTAAAATAGGCTTTACCGTTTGTGTGGAATATACAAATGTCTTGTTCAACCCATTCACTTGGTTGGCAGCAAGGTCTTTTACATTATTTATTGTTAAAGTATAAGTGGTATTGATGGTGAAATTGTTTGCAAAAGTCAAGGTTACTGTTTGCAAATTATCAAATATTAAACTAGCTGGATTTCCAAGTCCGTTGTTTCCTATATAATTTGTTAAAACCTTTGCCGATGTTGCGTCCAACAATTCATCAAAAACTACTTCCAGTTTATTTACCGATAACACATTAATGGAGGCTAGGCCAGGCGGTATGGTATCTAAACTTGATTTTATAGTTATATCATCCCAATAAAAATTAAGCACATTGGTAGCAGTATATCTGCAATACATTCCTGTATATGATGTGGAGGTGAATTGGTTATCGGTGGCTGAGCCTTCTATTGCATAAGATTGCTTGCCCGAAGTATCGCTTAATAATTGCCACAAGCCACTTGTATTCCTTTGCACTTTCACACGTAGCTGATTCAAGGATTTACCAACGGTAGCAGGACGACCGGCAATAATCCTCACCCTATTTATTCCAGTTTGTTTATATAATGCTATGCTATCTGTTGTTCCTGTGCTTCCTCCCAATTGTATATAGTATCCGTTTAAACTTCCACTGAGGTCTTGTTGATCCGACATTAAATAATATCGGCAATAATTTTGTAAACTAGGGCTCAGATTAAACTTCACCCAAAAGCTCCATTCAGTATTGGATACCATGGTTGAAGGAGTTGAGAGATATGATACTTCGCCTCCCGTGCCATTGCTTTGTAATTGTTTGCTCCCGTTAATACTATATAGACTTGCACTTCCACTCCACGCTGGATTAGAAGTAAAATCTCCATCGTCAAAATTCTCGGTTACTTGTGCAAAAGCAGAATTGCAAAGTGTAGAAATACATAATATAAAAGCTATCCTCAACATCAGCCCACGAAAATAATGGTGATTGACCAATTTACCTATATACATTATGTTATGCTTTATCAAGGGTAAATCCAAATGTGGTCCCTTTACCATCAGTGCTTCGCACATGTATGGTTTGCTCGTGAGCCTCTATAATATGTTTCACTATGGACAACCCTAGTCCCGTGCCGCCTTCATCACGCGAACGCCCTTTGTCGGCCCTATAGAAACGTTCGAACAAACGGGGCAAATGTTCCTTGTCTATACCTTCTCCATCATCAGCTACTTCCGTTAATATATGCTCACCCATTTCATAAAAACCGATGCTTACCTGTCCATTATCTTTTCCGTATTGCACGGCATTCACAATCAAATTTACCAGTACTTGCCTTATTTGCGATTTATCGGCTTCCACCCAAAATGCTTCATCACAGCCATCTTTTATTCTTAAATTAA
Protein-coding sequences here:
- a CDS encoding lamin tail domain-containing protein — protein: MYIGKLVNHHYFRGLMLRIAFILCISTLCNSAFAQVTENFDDGDFTSNPAWSGSASLYSINGSKQLQSNGTGGEVSYLSTPSTMVSNTEWSFWVKFNLSPSLQNYCRYYLMSDQQDLSGSLNGYYIQLGGSTGTTDSIALYKQTGINRVRIIAGRPATVGKSLNQLRVKVQRNTSGLWQLLSDTSGKQSYAIEGSATDNQFTSTSYTGMYCRYTATNVLNFYWDDITIKSSLDTIPPGLASINVLSVNKLEVVFDELLDATSAKVLTNYIGNNGLGNPASLIFDNLQTVTLTFANNFTINTTYTLTINNVKDLAANQVNGLNKTFVYSTQTVKPILINELFADQSPKIGLPDYEFIELYNPNKFSIDLTNWTISDGTSTGTLSNTFGTPTIPPDSFIILCSHVSSGDYAVYGPIAIVNGFPSLNNTGDKITLKNNLGQLINEVNYTDKWYHDGTKAQGGWSMERINPLTQCDGITNWAASKNAIGGTPGKGNSILSTILDKTSPDISYLFYTSQNTVSVSLSEPITASSFASATFAYSNFISIISKQINTTFDTITLLLSNNMKNGQPYNLQITGLSDCEGNTQKMTGTIIYQDYKIAEFNDIVIDEIYTNPLPNTPLPNMEWVELKNRSKSPILIKNWTISDGVSKAKIVFAVLRPDSFLVMCHEAFVSKMTPYATTIGLSSFPSLNNSGDRISITNEIGQVIHTVNYSDAWYGNSLKRNGGWSLEMIDTDNPCGGINNWKPTSDKLGGTPGRNNSVQASNPDNQKPTLARVYVPAANRLILYFAEPVDSNSIHIDSIEVSNWGLLPVSIQSISPDYTVYELIYNDTFGHHKLYKVSVKGFYDCSGNKGYDDAIEFMLTDAIDTGDLALNEIMFNPKSGCVDYVELYNKSNHAVDLKNLQLGSIVDGQYSGVTIAAPDGYIVLPGQYVCLSEDENIIKKYYQTINPLWFCNVTNFPSYLDDKGGIVILNNNLQEVDKFEYNKNMHHLLVDDDEGVSLERVNFTRPTNEITNWQSAAGSVGFGTPGYANSQYNGTTTGDDLLEISPTVFSPDADGIDDVLNINIKFVNGGYAGKLYIYDVNGYLVKTLASWQVFGTNASVSWNGFKDNGDRAAVGHYIIVLDYYNLTGKTGKSRKVCALVEKKL